In the genome of Epinephelus moara isolate mb chromosome 14, YSFRI_EMoa_1.0, whole genome shotgun sequence, the window NNNNNNNNNNNNNNNNNNNNNNNacggtgatatagtgacgtgaaaaatgtgatatatatatatatatatatatatatatatatatatagagataGAGATATAGATATAGCTAAACtaaacaaggtaaacaacaaggcgattcccatttacacagtggtcaagagtgctggactgGAAGTGTCGCACGAAAAAACGGAAGCttgctgcgttctgttttgcctccgtgtttccgtgaaaaatatataaatgagcAAAACAGCACCCCCCCGATAACTGCTGGTAAATGTCACCCAGCCTGTGTGGTCAAACGTGGTATTGCACCCTGCGAGGTCCACTGGATAAACACAGGTGAAGTTAGCAATAtgtgattaataaataaatagcatgTAAATGCGGTCAGTGTCAAACTGCTGCGAAACAGAGAATGAACAAGTGTCTGGAAAAGAAACCCTGAAGTTAACTGTGAAGCCAGTCATATTGTGACCTCacaacaaacaaggaaaagtTAACTACAGTTTTAAAGAGGAAACTAAAAGGAGAGTTACAGTAGCTTGTTTCCGGTGATGCTAATGATACTAGCTAACGTGTCTCCAtagttgtctgtttccatctCAGTATTTTACAATACTTTGGCACTGTTCTCACAACAGAGTTTAAATTGGggaaaataagaaaccaaactggaacatttaatttaatgtgattGAAATGCTTTCATGAACTGTGAACCGCTTTCTGTACTTTGCTCCCTGTTACTAGGACCCTACAATACCAGAGTGACGACACTTCCATTGACTCCTGTGGAATGCTGAAGTTAAGCCTCACGTGCCCTCTAGTGGGGCATGAGCGCATTACCTTACAGTACGTCTGACGTTCACTTGCTTGTAAGTTGATGAAAACGGCCTTGTTTTTACCTTTAGGTGTCTTGGTCATATTAAGTCATGcttataatttgtttatttcataatATAGAGAGTAACATTATGGTAGACAACTGTCAGCATATAGCATTCACATCAAATTGAAAGGTTCAAGGTTCGATAGGCTCCACCAACTCAATGTATGAACAGCTTGAGAAACTGTTTTTGAACAGTACAGTACTCTTTTTAAAAGCCATATTCACTTGGTTTATTACAATATATCTGCATttatataaatgaaatgaacatGAAAATCTGTTTgttccaagtgtcctgaagtaTTACTATAGTTTATGAGACAGAATAACATCTGCAGTTAAATGCCACTGACCTTACAGGTAANNNNNNNNNNNNNNNNNNNNNNNNNNNNNNNNNNNNNNNNNNNNNNNNNNNNNNNNNNNNNNNNNNNNNNNNNNNNNNNNNNNNNNNNNNNNNNNNNNNNNNNNNNNNNNNNNNNNNNNNNNNNNNNNNNNNNNNNNNNNNNNNNNNNNNNNNNNNNNNNNNNNNNNNNNNNNNNNNNNNNNNNNNNNNNNNNNNNNNNNNNNNNNNNNNNNNNNNNNNNNNNNNNNNNNNNNNNNNNNNNNNNNNNNNNNNNNNNNNNNNNNNNNNNNNNNNNNNNNNNNNNNNNNNNNNNNNNNNNNNNNNNNNNNNNNNNNNNNNNNNNNNNNNNNNNNNNNNNNNNNNNNNNNNNNNNNNNNNNNNNNNNNNNNNNNNNNNNNNNNNNNNNNNNNNNNNNNNNNNNNNNNNNNNNNNNNNNNNNNNNNNNNNNNNNNNNNNNNNNNNNNNNNNNNNNNNNNNNNNNNNNNNNNNNNNNNNNNNNNNNNNNNNNNNNNNNNNNNNNNNNNNNNNNNNNNNNNNNNNNNNNNNNNNNNNNNNNNNNNNNNNNNNNNNNNNNNNNNNNNNNNNNNNNNNNNNNNNNNNNNNNNNNNNNNNNNNNNNNNNNNNNNNNNNNNNNNNNNNNNNNNNNNNNNNNNNNNNNNNNNNNNNNNNNNNNNNNNNNNNNNNNNNNNNNNNNNNNNNNNNNNNNNNNNNNNNNNNNNNNNNNNNNNNNNNNNNNNNNNNNNNNNNNNNNNNNNNNNNNNNNNNNNNNNNNNNNNNNNNNNNNNNNNNNNNNNNNNNNNNNNNNNNNNNNNNNNNNNNNNNNNNNNNNNNNNNNNNNNNNNNNNNNNNNNNNNNNNNNNNNNNNNNNNNNNNNNNNNNNNNNNNNNNNNNNNNNNNNNNNNNNNNNNNNNNNNNNNNNNNNNNNNNNNNNNNNNNNNNNNNNNNNNNNNNNNNNNNNNNNNNNNNNNNNNNNNNNNNNNNNNNNNNNNNNNNNNNNNNNNNNNNNNNNNNNNNNNNNNNNNNNNNNNNNNNNNNNNNNNNNNNNNNNNNNNNNNNNNNNNNNNNNNNNNNNNNNNNNNNNNNNNNNNNNNNNNNNNNNNNNNNNNNNNNNNNNNNNNNNNNNNNNNNNNNNNNNNNNNNNNNNNNNNNNNNNNNNNNNNNNNNNNNNNNNNNNNNNNNNNNNNNNNNNNNNNNNNNNNNNNNNNNNNNNNNNNNNNNNNNNNNNNNNNNNNNNNNNNNNNNNNNNNNNNNNNNNNNNNNNNNNNNNNNNNNNNNNNNNNNNNNNNNNNNNNNNNNNNNNNNNNNNNNNNNNNNNNNNTTAGCGTGCAAACTTCCTTAGGATGTTAGCCATCGAGAGAGTTGTGGAGCCACTTGAAAGTATATCATTATTAAAACAGCAGGCATTCATGACACAGCAATTAATGACCATTTGTTAAAATGTACCTGTAAACAGGTCACCGATGCTCCTATTACGGTAGATTATGGTAGATTATGCTTTTAGGTTTGCTTGACTTTGGACTTGGTCGGACATGCAACGCGCTATcccgccactagagggcacgtGACCAACTTTCCGCTTGACCAATGTGTGTCGCTACTCTGGTATTGTAGGATCCTACCTGTTACAGGTGTGTCATGCCAAAGGTTGCTCAGCTgaagacagaaaaatgtcaacaacaaaGCTGAAACAAGGGGCGGGGCAAAAGCAAGACATGAGTTTAAACGTCAGACTCCTGAAAGGAAACTGATAGAGTAGCAGGAGCACACTAACAGGAGTACTACGGTTGAGACACGTCTCCCCGCTGTTTGCTGTTAAAGATATATTACGGTAAACTAAGGTTGCGGGGATTTCCAAACTACGTGACAATAGAGCTGAAACGAGGCGGAGCTACAACAAGACTGGAAAACAACAAGACTTCAAAGTCCGACTCCTGAAAGGAAACTAAAAGTTAGTAAAATCGACGGGAGAACTGTAGTTGAGACACGTCTTGCTGTTTGTCTTTGAAGATAGAATATAGGGAACTAAGCTCCCAGAGTCTCTGCACACTGGTGagtacagctgatcatgtgtactGTGTTTAAACAACCAGCATTACCACATACCTGCACTGTGCTCACACAGGGTGTGTCACCTTTTTCATTTAAGAACAAGACTTGttaaatgaaactttaatgTATGTGCACTGTAGCTGTATGTTACAAAGAAGCCTCATAACATTGAGGTTATTATActtcatattttcaaacagatAATCAAGAATTCTGTCATTCTAGTTTTGCTTTTTCACACTTTCATTGTTGCTCTCATTGTTTAGATATGGCTGCTGCCAGCAGTTCACTGTCTGAAGATCAGTTTCTGTGCTCCATCTGTCTGGATGTGTTCACTGATCCAGTCAGCACACCATGTGGACACAACTTCTGCAAGAACTGCATCACTGAACACTGGAATATTAATGTCCACTATCAGTGTCCCAACTGTAAAAAGGTTTTCGACACAAGACCTGAGCTGCAGGTCAATACTTTTGTCTCTGAGATGGTTTCTCACTTCAGACAGTCAGCTCAACAGAGAGCCAGCAGCTCAGAGCAACAAGCTGCTGAACCAGGAGACGTTCCCTGTGACGTCTGCACTGGACCCAAAGTGAAGGCCCTGAAGTCCTGCCTGGTGTGTCTGGTCTCCTACTGTGAGACTCACCTGGAGCCTCATCTGACAGCGTCAGGCCTGAAAAGACATCAGCTGATCGACCCTGTGGAGAACCTGGAAGGCAGGATGTGTAGGAAGCACGATAAACCTCTGGAGCTGTTCTGTAAGACCGACCAGAggtgtgtctgcatgctctgctctgttttggATCACAAGTCACATGATGTTGTGCCTCTAAAAGAAGAATATGAAAGAAACTTGGCCAAGCTTGGAAAGACAGAGGCTGGAGTTCAGCAGATGATCGAGGAGAGACGACTCAAGATTCAGGAGTTTAAACGTTCAATCAATATCAGCAGAGAAAttgcagacagagagatagcaATCAAAAATCATGTCTTCACCAAGCTGAAGGAGGCTATTGAGAGAAACCAGGCCAAACTTATTGAGTCGACTGAAGAAAAGCACAGAATGACAGAGAAACAGGCTGAAGGCTTCATCAAAGAGCTGGAACAGGAAATCTCTGAGCTGAAGAAGAGAAGCGCTGAGCTGGAGCAGCTCTCACGCTCAGAAGACCACCTTAACCTCGTCCAGAAGTTTCCATCTCTGGATGCTGCTCCACCCACCAAGAACTGGACAGAGGTCAAAGTCTGCCTTCCTTCATATGAGGGGACTGTGAGGACAGCTGTTGATCAGTTGGTGGAGATGCTCAAAAATGAGATGAAGAAGCTTCTCACAGAGTTTGAGTTGAAGACAGTCCAGCAGTATGCAGTGGACGTCACACTTGATCCTGATACAGCACATCCCCGACTCATCCTGTCTGAAGATGGGAAACAAGTACATGATGGTGCTGTGTGGAAGGATCTCCCAGAAAACCCAAAGAGATTTTCTCGTGGTCTCTGTGTCTTAGGGAAGCAGTTTGTTTCTTCAGGAAGATTTTACTTCCAGGTTCAGGTGAAAAGGAAACCTGATTTGGCTTTGGGAGTTGTCAGAGAGTCAGTCAACAGAAAGGGGCCAATCACTGTAAGCCCAAACAATGGTTACTGGACAATATGGTTGATCAATGAAAATATCTGCCATTCTGTTACTGAGTCCTTGGTCCCTCTCCCTCTGAAGTCGAAGCCAGAGAAGGTGGGGGTGTTTGTAGATTATGACGAGGGTCTGGTCTCCTTTTATGATGTTGATGCTGCAGCTCTCATCTACACCTACACTGGCTGCTCCTTCACTGAAAAACTCCACCCAGTCTTCTCTCCCTGTGCAGATCAGGATGGTGAAAACTCTGCCCCTCTGATCATCTGTCCTGTCAACCCTACTTAGTGGAATGATGTCGTTTTCTGCAGACAGACTCACTTTGAGATGAGATGAACTTTCTTAATGCCAAAGGAATATTTGCAGTTTTTGCTTCTTAATGTAACCAATCCCATAATTTAGCAGTAAtatacagtgtttgttttcttctggttaTAATTAACAGTGATTTTGCCGtctttattttatcacaatatgcaaaaaagaaaaaagtaattattttgaCAGGTATTGCGATTGCAATATGAGTCACAATTTTAAtgggaatgaaaaaaaaaaaaaatatatatatatatatatatatataaaaaaaaatatataaaaattatgtgattttcttttttttttttgctggggtctgtaccaaacaagcatgtttccttatgtctggaatatgatttgtaggctcGGGGATCTCTGTAACACTAGTTCATATATAATGGTACGTTGTGACGCATTTTACCTTTATCCAAACATTGCAGCTCCTGTGGTTTGAATATTGCACTTGGTAATAATGAGATTTTGgtaatattttgattaatagTGAAGACCTTTATTACACATCCCATTGCTACTTTCTACTGCAGCACTATGATCTGATAACAAGTGGTTTAATTGAGCTTGTATAATGTCGTGtaatctttttgtttctttagcTGAGTTACCGTCTGTTGTTTTGGATACTTGTTATGTAAATTAATCTGTGTTTGCCCAAACTATATCTGCTCTGATTTTAAAGAACggattaaaatttaaattaaacagCAGGTGACCTTCGTGCCTTTAGCCTACGTGTTCTATCAGTTGTCCAGTTTTAacatcagtttttatttaaaaagaacatagataatgacattttttcaaatgcaaCTTTTTTTGATGACAGAGCATCAACAGTGTTATCTGTCTGTGCATATGTCTGCTGAGGTGAATACATGTGTGCTGTCTAGATATCTGTTATATATGCTGGATCTCTCATTCCTAGGGTGTTTGAATAATAGAAAATATTTATGAGTTAGAAAAGTGGGATTATTGTGCCTCTGTGTGGCGGATCAAACCAGTGGGAAGAACCAGAGTTGAATCTGTGTGAAATAAAGTATGAATAAAGAAGGAGAGCACTGATtctgttagattttttttctatatttatatatacttaTATAATTATTTTCTACTGTTTCCTTTATTGTAAGAAACCAAGGCAAGCAAGACTTCCCTGCTTTTTAAATAGCTTTCATTGTCATTTAAATAAGATTTAAGAATTTTAAATGTCATATTATCatacattaaatattttgtggtCGTCTCAGTTCATAGAATCTGTTTTTTCCTGAACTTCCTTCATTAAGTCATCTTAAAAAGGATAATACCAagaattatagctgctgcgcagcgatgggtcgggtccgggcatttttggCAATTCTGAGCAAGAAGCAGAGGAAAGGGAAGACATTAAGCAACACagtctgccttttgcatcagctgaggcttgaactcacaacctctgagactaagaatcaatttctatctcactgagctaattagtcag includes:
- the LOC126401468 gene encoding E3 ubiquitin-protein ligase TRIM39-like isoform X2: MAAASSSLSEDQFLCSICLDVFTDPVSTPCGHNFCKNCITEHWNINVHYQCPNCKKVFDTRPELQVNTFVSEMVSHFRQSAQQRASSSEQQAAEPGDVPCDVCTGPKVKALKSCLVCLVSYCETHLEPHLTASGLKRHQLIDPVENLEGRMCRKHDKPLELFCKTDQRCVCMLCSVLDHKSHDVVPLKEEYERNLAKLGKTEAGVQQMIEERRLKIQEFKRSINISREIADREIAIKNHVFTKLKEAIERNQAKLIESTEEKHRMTEKQAEGFIKELEQEISELKKRSAELEQLSRSEDHLNLVQKFPSLDAAPPTKNWTEVKVCLPSYEGTVRTAVDQLVEMLKNEMKKLLTEFELKTVQQYAVDVTLDPDTAHPRLILSEDGKQVHDGAVWKDLPENPKRFSRGLCVLGKQFVSSGRFYFQVQVKRKPDLALGVVRESVNRKGPITVSPNNGYWTIWLINENICHSVTESLVPLPLKSKPEKVGVFVDYDEGLVSFYDVDAAALIYTYTGCSFTEKLHPVFSPCADQDGENSAPLIICPVNPT
- the LOC126401468 gene encoding E3 ubiquitin-protein ligase TRIM39-like isoform X1 gives rise to the protein MCTVFKQPALPHTCTVLTQDMAAASSSLSEDQFLCSICLDVFTDPVSTPCGHNFCKNCITEHWNINVHYQCPNCKKVFDTRPELQVNTFVSEMVSHFRQSAQQRASSSEQQAAEPGDVPCDVCTGPKVKALKSCLVCLVSYCETHLEPHLTASGLKRHQLIDPVENLEGRMCRKHDKPLELFCKTDQRCVCMLCSVLDHKSHDVVPLKEEYERNLAKLGKTEAGVQQMIEERRLKIQEFKRSINISREIADREIAIKNHVFTKLKEAIERNQAKLIESTEEKHRMTEKQAEGFIKELEQEISELKKRSAELEQLSRSEDHLNLVQKFPSLDAAPPTKNWTEVKVCLPSYEGTVRTAVDQLVEMLKNEMKKLLTEFELKTVQQYAVDVTLDPDTAHPRLILSEDGKQVHDGAVWKDLPENPKRFSRGLCVLGKQFVSSGRFYFQVQVKRKPDLALGVVRESVNRKGPITVSPNNGYWTIWLINENICHSVTESLVPLPLKSKPEKVGVFVDYDEGLVSFYDVDAAALIYTYTGCSFTEKLHPVFSPCADQDGENSAPLIICPVNPT